In a genomic window of Aggregatimonas sangjinii:
- a CDS encoding GAF domain-containing protein produces MEKKKEKNQDQNEILYSILNDITSVQSIPELLQTIFLKVNKVIDFDDVGLFHVLEDGRHRDLTSASELSFGANKTINQHLGDIWLAPEKSMKAASEKLRTETVDEFFKKYPKHPHTEYINSEGLKQFISIPLIRNSKTFGVFLLWSKKESTYSKRDIPLFTKIADMITVTLSNILDREEILRQNAINQHLLSISEATAAVSDFKQLFDIINKKVKLLFPFDDSGLFHVLPDGRHRDFMVDFVGNEDISISLKSNSIEGYMKPESSIIDALKGTLLYDGQEFLKRIKDHPHFQELEEAGVKQVISTPLIISGKPIGVFNLISLEPNVYFEQDFPLFQSLADLIALALNNLIVKDELIAEKTFKETLLGISEAVTNIRERNDLYNTIMNLIQPIIQFDEAALITIDSDRQTFKHILSMASKPAQKNKLYPAVMETEFDIKRSPAEQIVNGDDINYFELSKWLQDYPDFPGLHLMADLDLHHTTSLKLKNQGELIAFINFHFKEPQNLHHPKNKLYPNIADQLSVAVSNILANEQLLNEKNFKQTLLGISESVNSIRNREDLYNSIMTDLLPIVNFSDAVLCLVDTTTNKHHHPLTMSPKSTTDHPLYKEVVENQVDTKGTPIEKVLEGDDVAHFVLSDWLKVYPKYPGLLLMKDIGLEHSITLLLKHQEVSIGILFFHFKTEQILDGYRLRLFDSIRSQFSVALSNILAQESLDKEKNFKETLLNISEVISTVQSGNKLLRVIFDKIRPIFNFYDTGLFVFNEDKTALEDWSLKYNALALSPESKEALADVEVNKPLSIEKGSNMAWELALLRKANGPIIIDLTDMAKQFPQYEQSKYLVEANYHDSMQVLLKYAGNTLGFFCINAKKRGFFTQSQLPLFQAIADQLAVAVSNILDNQTLVSEKQFKETLLGISEAMATILDRKELLATIVNYLKPIITVDDLGVVVYNEEKTHWRDLTVSEEYLELSNVSNALYEHNMDKWIPFCSLTKRMQKTPLRIWTIEEFLSHKDFAFREILANENQKQFITAPLKSGNEIIGVLVLVSLERAIYTDAQLPLMQQLTDQVGPAVDKILSTEKLIAEKNFKETLLRISESIATIQNWRELFKVFFEVIAPIFPSDSPGLMIIDGDSHYEILDEEILKEKSTLYIWKSAGRGPFKNKNTPVEHSIKDAGPHLILIKDMVHPHKASMLKMGLKQEIYGALKYGGKTIGVLCFNSRKEDEYSESDFTLFQALSDQLAVAVANVLANEALLEEKNFKETLLNISEAVTTIRNRSELFKILFEKVQPIVPFECPGLFIIDGDHHYEVIDEGVTNDMHSIQVWNKIGTGPFANKESFVQEVLNDPKVYTSPIENVKHPHIATMLKTGLRHMIYGPLKNRGEIIGVFILNSTNENEYNNTDPQFFQAIADQFAVATSNILSKEALLEEKNFKETLLAISEAVASIQDRQELFRVIFEKIKPVIPIDDVGIVLLNEDKNQFADLAVTDNYNLTDSNVELANKGLSGYMDIDTLVAYMLESTEISSIDTLIEKFPDNAFMPIMKSQGFKEMMFTPLKVGNSIIGALAFDSFKENAYSENQLPLFQAIADQLAVAVNNVLANEALLQEKNFSHTLLRITEAVAQVKNSSGLYRTIFDHIKPIFPYDELGLFIYNAKEDIHYELITADDLQKSDAQKLVETNLGQHTRFKHTGSSVEWVMNNGPISIDIVELDKKSPHPQHQYMLEGGLQNVIGGPLVHGGESIGLLCFNHSQAGYYQEEHLVLFKSIAEQVSIAVSNILANEKILEREREKATLLEITSAVSKIRNLPDFLSFVTTKLKPIFNFVDVGIFLLTDDGKYHYDMAGFNDKISSSPINSALLASGNESILHKDSLIDWMMLQIEKENGPVLFDFKLLVRDFPDYYQFTLVDMPNSGYRDCLAANLKIGDSVFGMFCINALQKDFFKKEQFSLFQNVTEQLSVAISNILANQQTEEEKKYSENLLEITEALAATTNAVELYNAIDTVVKKIIPFDQVGVLILDKSESYHYELINEKFVNQVEDQNRKGATVEKQTLYKHQGSSVEWLANNGPVITSMDFLVENTEHPRHIDMVNAGVKELLGGPLVNQGKKIGMMAFKLKKEGVFNEQHIKHYKSVSEQVSICVANILSKKEILWKSAIQDLELKISNILTTEQKSNDKWDDIFQEYKALIPFTFATVIKVTKDRLNDFTYEWITPVEKRQLSLKNIEEITKLSTTEITKAQKGLIQLSKKENEVIQLKDIPKATKGYMDALGLQSVLPHRLHLKKKHTEVYFFMFSKDKNHYSIRHCNILEGVRNTLRISLENLFSSFSIKEMSEQLQLEKTYLESVVKETYNFEHMIGESKAMRDVFAQVSEVAAVDATALILGETGTGKELIARAIHENSTRKDRVLVKVNCAAIPSQIVESELFGHQRGAFTGAVKDRIGKFELANKGTIFLDEIGEMPLELQTKLLRVIQEREVERLGSNVTIPLDIRIIAATNRNLNEEITTGIFRSDLFYRLNGYPIQVPPLRARGEDVLLLADFFARQFSEQYGLPFKGFTANTLKRFQAYDWPGNVRELQNNIEQAIISQKGKIIEIHPGNSNVADFEWMASEGTNTRALKLTDDFDMDAIKREKDLLERNYLLEVLEKKKWKVSGKNGAARQLGVAPSTLESRMRKLGISRS; encoded by the coding sequence ATGGAAAAGAAAAAAGAAAAGAATCAGGACCAAAATGAAATCCTGTATTCCATATTAAATGATATCACCTCGGTACAATCCATACCAGAATTGCTCCAAACTATATTCTTAAAAGTAAACAAAGTTATCGACTTTGATGATGTAGGCCTTTTTCACGTACTCGAAGATGGACGGCATCGAGACTTAACTTCTGCATCCGAGTTATCCTTTGGAGCAAATAAAACAATAAATCAACATCTTGGAGATATATGGTTAGCACCCGAAAAGTCAATGAAAGCTGCGTCTGAAAAATTGCGCACAGAGACCGTGGATGAATTTTTCAAGAAATATCCAAAACATCCGCATACCGAATATATTAATAGTGAAGGATTAAAACAATTTATAAGCATTCCTTTAATAAGAAACTCTAAAACCTTTGGCGTCTTTTTGTTATGGTCAAAAAAAGAAAGCACCTACAGTAAAAGAGACATTCCCCTTTTTACTAAAATAGCCGATATGATAACGGTAACGCTTTCTAATATTTTGGATAGGGAAGAAATCTTACGTCAAAATGCAATCAATCAACATCTTTTAAGTATAAGTGAGGCAACCGCTGCTGTTTCCGATTTTAAGCAATTATTTGACATTATCAATAAGAAAGTGAAACTGCTCTTTCCATTTGATGATTCAGGATTATTCCATGTGTTGCCCGATGGTCGTCATAGAGATTTTATGGTCGACTTTGTTGGCAACGAAGATATCTCAATAAGCCTAAAAAGCAATAGCATTGAGGGCTATATGAAACCAGAGTCAAGTATTATTGATGCTCTAAAAGGCACCCTGTTATATGACGGACAAGAATTTCTTAAGCGTATTAAAGACCACCCACATTTTCAGGAATTAGAAGAGGCTGGTGTAAAACAGGTAATCAGTACCCCACTTATAATTAGCGGTAAGCCCATCGGTGTATTCAATCTAATTTCTTTGGAACCCAACGTCTATTTTGAACAAGATTTTCCACTATTTCAAAGTTTGGCAGATTTAATTGCTTTGGCATTAAATAATCTTATAGTTAAGGATGAACTTATAGCAGAAAAAACCTTTAAAGAAACCCTTCTCGGCATTAGCGAAGCTGTGACCAATATCAGGGAAAGGAATGACCTGTACAACACTATAATGAATCTTATTCAACCCATCATCCAATTTGATGAAGCCGCCCTAATTACCATTGATAGCGATAGACAGACATTTAAGCACATTCTCTCAATGGCGTCTAAACCTGCACAAAAGAATAAGTTGTACCCGGCCGTTATGGAAACTGAATTTGACATCAAAAGGTCGCCCGCCGAACAGATAGTGAATGGGGATGACATCAACTATTTCGAGCTATCTAAATGGTTGCAGGATTATCCCGATTTTCCAGGCCTTCACTTAATGGCTGATTTAGACTTGCACCATACCACCTCATTAAAACTAAAGAATCAAGGGGAGCTCATCGCCTTTATCAATTTTCATTTTAAAGAACCACAGAACCTACATCATCCTAAAAACAAACTGTACCCTAATATCGCAGACCAACTTTCGGTCGCGGTTAGTAATATTTTGGCTAATGAGCAATTATTGAACGAGAAAAATTTTAAGCAGACACTTTTGGGTATAAGCGAATCTGTAAACAGTATTCGAAACAGAGAGGACCTGTACAATTCCATAATGACCGATTTGCTACCCATTGTAAATTTTTCGGATGCCGTACTATGTTTAGTTGATACTACTACAAACAAACATCACCACCCGTTAACGATGTCGCCTAAAAGCACCACAGACCATCCATTATATAAGGAAGTGGTAGAAAATCAGGTCGATACCAAAGGTACACCCATAGAAAAAGTACTTGAGGGCGATGATGTGGCGCATTTTGTTTTATCGGACTGGTTGAAAGTATATCCCAAATACCCTGGCCTTTTGTTGATGAAGGATATCGGGCTAGAACACAGTATTACGCTATTGCTAAAACATCAAGAGGTGAGCATAGGCATTCTCTTTTTCCATTTCAAGACCGAGCAAATTCTTGACGGTTATAGACTACGATTATTTGATAGTATCAGAAGTCAATTCTCTGTGGCCTTAAGTAATATATTGGCTCAAGAATCCCTTGACAAGGAAAAGAATTTTAAAGAAACTTTGCTGAATATCAGCGAAGTAATATCCACCGTACAATCTGGCAATAAGCTCTTAAGAGTAATTTTTGACAAGATTCGGCCCATATTCAATTTTTACGATACGGGTCTGTTCGTATTCAACGAAGATAAAACAGCACTCGAAGATTGGTCGTTAAAATATAATGCTTTGGCACTATCCCCAGAATCCAAAGAGGCCTTGGCTGATGTTGAAGTTAACAAACCCTTGTCCATTGAAAAGGGTTCCAATATGGCTTGGGAGCTAGCCTTGCTTCGCAAAGCAAACGGCCCTATAATCATCGATTTGACCGATATGGCCAAACAGTTTCCGCAATACGAGCAAAGTAAATATTTGGTGGAGGCCAATTATCACGATAGTATGCAGGTACTACTCAAGTACGCAGGAAACACGCTAGGCTTTTTCTGTATCAATGCCAAAAAGCGCGGTTTCTTTACGCAAAGTCAGTTACCGCTTTTTCAAGCCATTGCAGACCAACTTGCAGTTGCAGTAAGCAATATTCTAGATAACCAGACACTAGTCAGCGAAAAACAATTTAAAGAAACCCTTCTCGGTATCAGCGAAGCTATGGCCACCATTCTCGACCGAAAAGAGCTGTTGGCGACCATAGTAAACTACCTCAAACCGATTATCACAGTCGATGATTTAGGTGTTGTGGTCTACAATGAAGAAAAAACCCATTGGCGCGATTTGACCGTAAGTGAAGAGTATCTCGAGCTTTCCAATGTATCTAACGCCTTGTACGAACATAATATGGACAAATGGATTCCCTTTTGTTCGTTGACCAAACGAATGCAAAAGACACCATTACGCATTTGGACGATTGAAGAGTTTTTGTCACATAAAGATTTCGCTTTTCGCGAAATACTTGCCAACGAAAATCAAAAGCAATTCATTACGGCACCCTTAAAATCTGGAAACGAGATTATAGGAGTACTCGTACTCGTATCGCTCGAGAGGGCTATTTATACCGATGCGCAATTACCTTTGATGCAACAATTGACCGACCAGGTCGGGCCAGCGGTCGATAAAATACTGAGTACCGAAAAATTGATTGCGGAAAAAAACTTTAAGGAAACCCTATTAAGAATAAGCGAATCTATTGCCACCATTCAAAATTGGAGAGAACTTTTCAAAGTTTTCTTTGAGGTTATTGCACCTATTTTCCCTTCCGATAGTCCAGGTTTAATGATAATCGATGGTGATTCACATTATGAGATTTTAGATGAGGAAATACTTAAAGAAAAGTCCACTTTATATATATGGAAAAGCGCTGGCAGAGGTCCATTTAAAAACAAGAACACACCTGTTGAACATTCTATCAAGGACGCTGGCCCACATCTCATATTAATAAAGGATATGGTACATCCGCATAAGGCGAGTATGCTTAAAATGGGCTTGAAACAAGAAATCTACGGTGCTTTAAAATATGGCGGTAAAACAATTGGCGTGCTTTGCTTTAACAGTCGCAAGGAAGATGAATATTCAGAAAGCGATTTCACACTTTTTCAAGCCTTGTCAGACCAATTAGCGGTCGCTGTGGCAAACGTTTTGGCCAATGAGGCGTTATTGGAAGAAAAAAACTTTAAGGAGACCCTTTTAAATATAAGCGAGGCGGTCACCACTATTCGAAATAGGTCTGAGCTCTTTAAAATTCTTTTTGAGAAAGTTCAGCCCATTGTGCCTTTTGAATGTCCCGGCCTTTTCATCATAGATGGCGACCATCATTATGAGGTCATTGATGAAGGAGTTACCAATGATATGCACAGCATTCAAGTCTGGAATAAAATAGGAACAGGACCATTTGCAAACAAAGAATCATTTGTACAAGAAGTATTGAATGACCCTAAGGTGTATACCAGCCCTATTGAGAATGTAAAGCATCCCCATATTGCGACAATGCTTAAAACGGGTTTAAGGCATATGATATATGGTCCGCTTAAAAATCGCGGTGAAATTATAGGGGTTTTCATATTAAATTCTACGAATGAAAATGAATATAATAATACAGACCCACAATTCTTTCAGGCAATTGCAGACCAGTTCGCTGTGGCCACCAGCAATATTTTATCTAAAGAAGCACTTTTAGAGGAAAAAAACTTTAAGGAAACCCTACTCGCCATTAGCGAAGCCGTAGCATCGATTCAAGACAGGCAGGAATTATTCCGGGTGATTTTCGAGAAAATAAAGCCAGTGATTCCCATTGATGACGTCGGTATAGTACTACTTAATGAGGACAAGAATCAATTTGCAGACTTAGCTGTAACCGATAATTACAACCTTACCGATAGTAATGTAGAACTGGCAAACAAAGGTTTATCTGGCTATATGGATATAGATACACTCGTAGCCTATATGCTCGAAAGCACGGAAATAAGTTCGATTGACACTTTAATAGAGAAATTTCCAGATAATGCCTTTATGCCCATTATGAAAAGTCAGGGTTTCAAAGAAATGATGTTTACACCCCTAAAAGTGGGCAATTCGATAATAGGGGCTTTGGCTTTTGACAGTTTCAAAGAGAATGCCTATTCAGAAAACCAATTACCCTTATTTCAAGCCATTGCAGACCAACTGGCTGTGGCGGTCAATAACGTTTTAGCCAATGAAGCCCTTTTGCAAGAAAAAAACTTTAGCCATACTCTTTTAAGAATTACTGAAGCCGTAGCGCAGGTAAAGAATTCTTCTGGCTTATACCGAACTATTTTTGACCATATCAAACCAATTTTCCCCTACGACGAGCTTGGTCTGTTCATCTATAATGCAAAAGAAGATATCCACTACGAATTGATTACGGCAGACGATTTGCAAAAATCGGATGCCCAAAAGCTCGTTGAAACTAATTTAGGACAACATACTCGTTTTAAACATACTGGAAGTTCGGTAGAATGGGTTATGAACAATGGTCCTATTTCTATAGATATTGTAGAATTGGATAAAAAATCACCGCACCCGCAACATCAATATATGTTAGAAGGTGGCCTGCAAAATGTAATTGGAGGTCCATTGGTACACGGTGGTGAATCCATAGGTCTATTATGTTTTAATCATAGTCAAGCTGGTTATTACCAGGAAGAGCATTTGGTACTTTTTAAATCGATAGCTGAACAGGTTTCCATAGCCGTATCCAATATTCTCGCCAATGAAAAAATCCTAGAACGCGAACGTGAAAAAGCCACTTTACTTGAAATCACTTCCGCAGTATCCAAAATCAGGAACTTGCCCGACTTTTTGAGTTTTGTGACCACCAAACTAAAACCCATTTTTAATTTCGTTGACGTAGGCATTTTCTTATTGACCGATGATGGTAAATATCATTACGATATGGCTGGTTTTAATGACAAAATCAGTTCTTCCCCAATTAATTCAGCTTTATTAGCAAGTGGAAATGAATCAATATTACATAAAGATTCTCTCATTGATTGGATGATGCTTCAAATAGAAAAAGAAAATGGTCCGGTTCTCTTCGATTTTAAACTATTGGTACGGGATTTCCCTGATTACTATCAATTCACCTTGGTAGATATGCCTAATAGCGGGTATCGAGACTGCCTTGCCGCCAACTTGAAAATTGGTGATTCCGTATTCGGGATGTTCTGTATCAATGCCTTGCAAAAAGATTTTTTTAAAAAAGAACAGTTTTCGCTTTTTCAGAATGTTACCGAGCAACTTTCCGTGGCTATTTCCAATATTCTCGCCAATCAACAGACGGAAGAAGAAAAGAAATATAGTGAGAATCTTCTAGAAATTACCGAGGCCTTGGCTGCAACTACCAACGCCGTAGAACTCTATAACGCCATTGATACGGTGGTAAAGAAAATCATTCCTTTTGATCAGGTAGGTGTGTTGATTTTAGACAAGAGCGAGTCGTACCACTATGAATTGATCAACGAAAAATTTGTAAATCAGGTCGAGGATCAAAATAGGAAGGGCGCGACCGTTGAAAAACAAACTTTATATAAACATCAGGGATCGTCTGTGGAATGGTTGGCCAATAACGGCCCGGTGATTACCTCAATGGATTTTCTGGTGGAGAACACCGAGCATCCACGCCACATTGATATGGTGAATGCCGGCGTAAAGGAATTGTTAGGAGGCCCTCTGGTCAATCAAGGCAAGAAAATCGGTATGATGGCCTTCAAACTGAAGAAAGAAGGCGTTTTTAACGAACAGCATATCAAACATTACAAGTCGGTTTCCGAGCAAGTGTCTATTTGCGTGGCCAACATTCTTTCCAAAAAAGAAATCCTTTGGAAGAGCGCGATTCAGGATCTAGAACTTAAAATATCCAACATCCTGACCACAGAACAAAAATCCAATGACAAATGGGATGATATTTTTCAAGAATACAAGGCCTTGATCCCTTTCACTTTTGCCACGGTAATCAAAGTAACAAAAGACAGGCTCAATGATTTTACATACGAGTGGATCACGCCTGTTGAGAAGCGTCAACTATCCCTCAAAAACATAGAAGAAATCACAAAGCTTTCCACAACTGAAATCACAAAGGCGCAAAAGGGGTTGATTCAATTATCAAAAAAAGAGAATGAAGTCATTCAACTTAAGGATATACCCAAAGCAACCAAAGGCTATATGGACGCATTGGGACTACAATCCGTATTGCCGCATAGATTGCATCTCAAGAAAAAGCATACCGAAGTTTACTTTTTTATGTTCAGCAAGGATAAGAACCATTATAGCATTAGGCATTGTAATATTTTAGAAGGTGTTCGCAATACCTTAAGAATTTCCTTGGAAAACTTATTTTCTTCCTTCTCCATAAAAGAAATGTCGGAGCAGTTGCAATTGGAAAAAACCTATCTGGAAAGCGTGGTCAAGGAAACCTACAACTTTGAGCATATGATCGGCGAGAGCAAGGCGATGCGCGACGTGTTCGCACAGGTTTCCGAAGTAGCCGCCGTAGACGCTACCGCGCTCATCTTAGGTGAAACCGGCACCGGAAAGGAACTGATCGCCCGTGCCATTCACGAAAATTCGACCCGGAAAGACAGGGTGCTCGTAAAGGTGAACTGTGCGGCCATACCGTCGCAGATCGTAGAATCAGAATTGTTTGGACATCAACGCGGTGCCTTTACGGGCGCGGTAAAAGACCGAATAGGAAAATTCGAGTTGGCCAATAAGGGAACGATATTTCTAGATGAAATCGGGGAAATGCCTTTAGAATTGCAAACCAAGTTGCTCAGGGTCATTCAAGAACGTGAGGTGGAACGCCTGGGCAGCAATGTGACCATTCCCTTGGATATTCGGATCATCGCCGCGACCAACAGAAATTTGAACGAAGAAATTACCACGGGTATATTCCGATCCGATTTATTCTATCGTCTGAACGGGTATCCCATTCAGGTACCTCCGTTGCGCGCACGTGGTGAAGATGTGCTGTTGTTGGCCGACTTTTTCGCACGGCAATTTTCGGAACAATACGGTCTGCCGTTCAAGGGTTTCACCGCAAATACGTTAAAACGGTTTCAGGCCTACGACTGGCCGGGCAATGTTAGGGAATTACAGAACAACATCGAACAGGCCATCATATCTCAAAAAGGCAAGATCATCGAGATTCATCCCGGAAATTCCAATGTGGCCGATTTTGAATGGATGGCATCGGAGGGTACCAATACGAGGGCATTGAAATTGACCGATGACTTTGATATGGATGCCATAAAAAGGGAGAAAGATCTCTTAGAACGCAACTATCTGCTAGAGGTTCTGGAAAAGAAAAAATGGAAGGTCAGCGGTAAGAATGGTGCTGCACGACAGTTGGGGGTTGCGCCTTCTACCCTAGAGTCCAGAATGCGTAAACTCGGAATATCCAGAAGTTGA
- a CDS encoding NAD(P)-dependent oxidoreductase: MNVLIIGATGNVGQHTVDYALKNGHTVTAFGRSVEKIENLNPNLTIYKGDVTKLEDVQNAMQHQDVAILTFGAPLNKDTLFNVPDLCEKGTLITVEAMKGANVPRLICMTAIGAGDSKGHGRFIFRNIIEPVLLGRIMEDRTRQEEIVRNSQLPEWSIIRPTELSNDESSEVRFIKDLENEKEPETISRKDVGRVLANLITDKRYDKQTILITN; encoded by the coding sequence ATGAACGTTTTAATCATAGGCGCTACTGGAAATGTCGGTCAACACACGGTGGACTACGCCCTTAAAAATGGCCACACGGTAACCGCCTTTGGACGATCTGTGGAAAAAATTGAAAACTTGAATCCAAATCTGACCATCTACAAAGGCGATGTTACGAAATTAGAGGATGTCCAAAATGCTATGCAACATCAAGATGTAGCGATTTTAACTTTTGGTGCTCCGTTGAACAAAGACACGCTGTTCAATGTTCCCGATCTCTGTGAGAAGGGAACCCTGATTACGGTAGAGGCAATGAAAGGGGCAAATGTGCCGCGATTGATATGCATGACGGCTATCGGCGCCGGAGACTCCAAAGGGCACGGCCGTTTCATCTTCCGAAATATTATCGAACCCGTACTCCTCGGTAGAATTATGGAGGATAGAACACGACAGGAAGAAATCGTACGAAACTCCCAATTACCTGAATGGTCAATCATCAGACCTACGGAGTTGAGCAATGATGAAAGTAGCGAGGTACGCTTTATCAAAGATCTCGAAAACGAAAAAGAACCGGAAACTATTTCAAGAAAGGACGTCGGCAGGGTGCTAGCCAATTTGATAACCGATAAACGATACGACAAACAAACGATTTTAATCACAAATTAA
- a CDS encoding TMEM175 family protein, translated as MRTERLETFTDGVLAIVITIMVLNFQAPSEVEFVSLLPLLPNFFSYILSFVYLGIFWSNHHHLLRISKRVNGKILWANLHLLFWLSLIPFGASWIGESGFARNALILYGIILLGSSFSFWLLVNYLAKTHAGDDAIVKLHDGDNKGKYSMLLFVVGIGVTYFFPILGCIVYLVNTAIWFFPNRKVEKIYNEEE; from the coding sequence ATGCGAACGGAGCGTTTAGAGACATTTACTGATGGGGTACTTGCCATCGTCATTACGATAATGGTCCTAAATTTTCAAGCGCCGAGCGAAGTGGAATTTGTATCACTATTGCCGTTACTCCCCAACTTCTTCAGCTATATCCTGAGTTTTGTGTATTTAGGCATTTTTTGGAGCAATCACCACCATCTGTTACGTATCTCAAAGAGGGTGAACGGAAAGATTCTATGGGCCAATCTTCACCTGCTGTTCTGGTTATCGCTGATTCCGTTTGGCGCCAGTTGGATCGGGGAAAGCGGCTTTGCCCGAAATGCATTGATCTTGTATGGCATCATACTGTTGGGTTCCAGTTTTTCCTTTTGGTTGTTGGTGAATTACTTGGCCAAAACCCACGCCGGTGATGACGCTATCGTAAAACTTCATGATGGGGACAACAAAGGTAAATATTCAATGCTTCTTTTTGTAGTGGGTATCGGGGTAACCTATTTTTTCCCGATTCTCGGATGCATCGTTTATTTGGTCAATACGGCCATTTGGTTCTTTCCGAATCGAAAGGTCGAAAAAATATACAACGAAGAAGAGTGA
- a CDS encoding helix-turn-helix domain-containing protein, giving the protein MTTLLKNIPSLDIDRFVQNLMNAPNRHTITHRNQKMQFHICRLSEIDDASPLDKPHIYDFFTIYFVEAGSLAKINQLESLQLNAKEVFFSKPGEIKTWQKMKGLKGYLLSFTIDYLLMLINDKNIINSFDYLMPDSQRKFALDEANFAYYQNVFNELGKEYAEPKLQSTELIRFWIFVLLIKTNRLHQEQHQLVKPKKLTRSSDVICAKFLKLLDETFTDLAKGTIMKPPRIKEFAELLNVNPTYLGECVRKSSGKSAKSIINRKTLLLAKCQLLHTQNNISEIAYQLGFESPGYFIRFFKKFEELTPLEFRKSMSA; this is encoded by the coding sequence ATGACGACACTACTTAAAAACATTCCTAGCCTCGATATCGATCGCTTTGTTCAAAATTTGATGAATGCCCCCAACAGGCATACTATTACTCATCGAAACCAGAAGATGCAATTTCATATTTGCCGCCTTTCGGAAATTGATGATGCCTCTCCGTTAGACAAACCGCACATCTATGATTTCTTTACCATCTATTTCGTGGAAGCTGGTTCCCTTGCGAAAATCAATCAACTGGAATCGTTACAATTGAACGCCAAAGAGGTTTTCTTTTCAAAACCGGGCGAAATCAAGACCTGGCAGAAAATGAAGGGATTAAAGGGATATCTTCTTTCCTTTACCATTGACTACCTCTTGATGTTGATCAATGATAAGAACATCATCAACAGTTTCGATTATTTGATGCCCGATTCGCAACGAAAATTTGCATTGGACGAAGCAAACTTTGCGTACTATCAAAATGTCTTCAATGAACTTGGTAAAGAGTATGCCGAGCCAAAACTACAGTCTACCGAACTTATTCGGTTCTGGATATTCGTGTTGCTGATTAAGACCAATCGGTTGCACCAGGAGCAACATCAACTGGTCAAACCGAAAAAACTTACCCGCTCCTCAGACGTTATCTGTGCCAAGTTTCTAAAACTTTTGGACGAGACGTTTACTGACTTGGCAAAAGGTACCATTATGAAACCCCCAAGGATAAAAGAGTTCGCCGAACTTTTGAATGTCAACCCTACCTATTTGGGGGAGTGCGTCAGAAAATCGAGCGGAAAATCGGCAAAGTCTATTATCAATAGAAAGACCCTCTTGTTGGCCAAATGCCAATTGTTGCATACCCAGAATAACATTTCCGAAATCGCGTACCAATTGGGTTTTGAAAGCCCCGGCTATTTTATTCGGTTTTTCAAAAAATTCGAGGAGCTGACACCCTTAGAGTTTCGAAAATCAATGAGTGCCTAA
- a CDS encoding YceI family protein produces METKYVIEKVHSTLAFRARLLGISGIGGTFNEFSGSFVRNNEDWSATEVSVEIDVASIDTGVAQRDEHLQAEYWFHTEAHPKIVFTSTSFKARKKNQFVLEGNLQLKGKKRDVTFIMNKGGSAKDKDGVRKFGFTAKTKIDREVFGIAKGAELPNGAVFLGKKVSVRFDLQLAEVK; encoded by the coding sequence ATGGAAACCAAGTATGTCATTGAGAAAGTACATTCCACACTCGCTTTTAGAGCCAGATTATTGGGAATATCGGGTATTGGCGGAACCTTCAACGAATTTTCGGGATCGTTCGTTCGGAATAATGAAGATTGGTCGGCCACCGAAGTAAGTGTTGAAATTGATGTTGCCAGTATCGATACAGGCGTCGCACAGCGTGATGAGCACCTTCAGGCAGAGTATTGGTTCCATACAGAGGCGCATCCGAAAATCGTATTTACCTCGACAAGTTTTAAGGCACGGAAGAAAAATCAATTTGTACTGGAAGGAAATCTCCAGCTAAAAGGGAAGAAACGAGACGTGACCTTTATCATGAATAAAGGAGGAAGCGCCAAGGATAAGGATGGTGTGAGAAAGTTTGGTTTCACCGCCAAAACAAAAATTGACAGAGAGGTATTTGGAATCGCAAAGGGCGCGGAATTACCCAATGGAGCGGTCTTTTTGGGAAAAAAGGTAAGTGTACGGTTTGATTTGCAACTGGCCGAAGTAAAGTAA